A genomic segment from Glycine soja cultivar W05 chromosome 20, ASM419377v2, whole genome shotgun sequence encodes:
- the LOC114403445 gene encoding uncharacterized protein LOC114403445 isoform X1, with protein sequence MERENWREHINSNGNYYDDDGVERSPAKPSSLSSSPPRLAYIDHRVSKFDTLAGVAIKYGVEVADIRKMNNLVTDHQMFALKTLHIPLPGRHPPSPCLSNGSSTPGHGNYDHSPPSQAHHDLLDSFESLRIKSSERKVSPAMNSLQGYYGLKGTPSPSEDGPFPRNLPMSDRRLSRHRKSRSLVNVILEEIMQKSDDAPAAETREINSNKWNDKLGQGHQKSVADFTRIPELLLREDNSSSGVLSSRIGKGLALRQKAANRTAATIDSEPIGLNPAVLGMGDTSLNDGSYGVRKSSSTSCLQDQDTSGSSSIWPTSMWSLKPDLQALSSAAIGKPIFDGLPKPITGRKNKAALD encoded by the exons ATGGAAAGGGAAAATTGGAGAGAACACATCAATAGCAATGGGAATTATTACGATGACGACGGAGTAGAACGAAGCCCTGCAAAGCCTTCTTCGCTGTCTTCATCGCCTCCCAGACTTGCTTACATCGATCACCGTGTTTCCAAATTCGATACCTTGGCCGGTGTCGCTATCAAGTACGGTGTTGAg GTGGCAGACATAAGAAAGATGAATAACCTTGTTACAGACCATCAAATGTTTGCACTTAAAACACTCCACATTCCGCTACCTGGAAGGCACCCTCCATCTCCTTGTTTATCAAATGGTTCCAGTACTCCAGG ACATGGTAACTACGATCACAGTCCACCTAGTCAGGCACACCATGATCTGCTTGATTCATTTGAATCCCTGAGAATAAAGTCATCAGAGCGGAAGGTCTCCCCAGCCATGAACTCATTACAGGGCTACTATGGACTTAAAGGGACCCCAAGTCCCTCAGAAGATGGTCCATTCCCCAGAAACTTACCTATGTCTGACCGACGTCTGAGTCGTCACCGGAAATCCAGAAGTTTGGTCAATGTAATTTTGGAAGAGATTATGCAAAAATCAGATGATGCACCAGCTGCAGAAACCAGGGAAATTAATTCCAATAAATGGAATGACAAACTTGGCCAGGGACATCAGAAATCCGTAGCTGACTTTACCAGGATACCAGAGTTGCTTTTGAGGGAGGATAATAGCAGCAGTGGTGTTCTTTCGTCAAGAATAGGAAAGGGTTTAGCTCTGAGACAGAAAGCAGCTAACCGAACCGCAGCGACAATTGATTCTGAACCAATTGGTTTGAATCCTGCGGTGTTGGGCATGGGGGATACTTCTCTTAATGATGGTTCATATGGGGTGAGGAAATCATCAAGCACTTCTTGTTTACAGGATCAAGATACCAGTGGCTCCTCATCTATTTGGCCAACCTCAATGTGGAGTTTGAAACCAGACTTACAAGCACTCTCAAGTGCAGCCATTGGAAAACCAATCTTTGATGGCTTGCCCAAGCCAATAACTGGTCGGAAAAATAAAGCTGCACTTGATTAA
- the LOC114403445 gene encoding uncharacterized protein LOC114403445 isoform X2, with protein MNNLVTDHQMFALKTLHIPLPGRHPPSPCLSNGSSTPGHGNYDHSPPSQAHHDLLDSFESLRIKSSERKVSPAMNSLQGYYGLKGTPSPSEDGPFPRNLPMSDRRLSRHRKSRSLVNVILEEIMQKSDDAPAAETREINSNKWNDKLGQGHQKSVADFTRIPELLLREDNSSSGVLSSRIGKGLALRQKAANRTAATIDSEPIGLNPAVLGMGDTSLNDGSYGVRKSSSTSCLQDQDTSGSSSIWPTSMWSLKPDLQALSSAAIGKPIFDGLPKPITGRKNKAALD; from the exons ATGAATAACCTTGTTACAGACCATCAAATGTTTGCACTTAAAACACTCCACATTCCGCTACCTGGAAGGCACCCTCCATCTCCTTGTTTATCAAATGGTTCCAGTACTCCAGG ACATGGTAACTACGATCACAGTCCACCTAGTCAGGCACACCATGATCTGCTTGATTCATTTGAATCCCTGAGAATAAAGTCATCAGAGCGGAAGGTCTCCCCAGCCATGAACTCATTACAGGGCTACTATGGACTTAAAGGGACCCCAAGTCCCTCAGAAGATGGTCCATTCCCCAGAAACTTACCTATGTCTGACCGACGTCTGAGTCGTCACCGGAAATCCAGAAGTTTGGTCAATGTAATTTTGGAAGAGATTATGCAAAAATCAGATGATGCACCAGCTGCAGAAACCAGGGAAATTAATTCCAATAAATGGAATGACAAACTTGGCCAGGGACATCAGAAATCCGTAGCTGACTTTACCAGGATACCAGAGTTGCTTTTGAGGGAGGATAATAGCAGCAGTGGTGTTCTTTCGTCAAGAATAGGAAAGGGTTTAGCTCTGAGACAGAAAGCAGCTAACCGAACCGCAGCGACAATTGATTCTGAACCAATTGGTTTGAATCCTGCGGTGTTGGGCATGGGGGATACTTCTCTTAATGATGGTTCATATGGGGTGAGGAAATCATCAAGCACTTCTTGTTTACAGGATCAAGATACCAGTGGCTCCTCATCTATTTGGCCAACCTCAATGTGGAGTTTGAAACCAGACTTACAAGCACTCTCAAGTGCAGCCATTGGAAAACCAATCTTTGATGGCTTGCCCAAGCCAATAACTGGTCGGAAAAATAAAGCTGCACTTGATTAA